The Pseudosulfitobacter pseudonitzschiae genome includes a region encoding these proteins:
- a CDS encoding amidohydrolase: MADITVFQAKKIITMDAALADATHVAVRDGRILAVGDADCADQWGPVTHDDSLSGAVLMPGLVEGHAHMMAGAMWRFAYAGYHDRIDPNGKLWRGMTDIDAVIDGLTDYAQGLQDDVPLVGWGFDPIFLRTERLSRKHLDQISTERPIAIMFSNFHLMCVNSKALEMAGFDAGTNAVGVVKGPDGEPTGELQEMAAMFPVMRRLNIDFRGLSQTEDSIRTYGQVACRAGVTTVTDLFSTLEDDDLALMQKICAMDDFPLRIVPVLGATEDPKGMAKKASRFAKLSTEKLRLGAVKLMTDGSIQGWTARVRWPGYVGGQPNGIWNTSPEAIHALVNEMQACGVQMHIHVNGDEAAAVTLDAIEAALRAHPGQGHRHVLQHCQMMDRGLFERASELGVCCNIFSNHIWYFGDQHAELTLGHDRAARMNAVRTALDVGVKVALHSDAPVTPMAPLFTAWCAVNRRTMTGVTLGEGERISVAEALFAITMGAAYTLRMDAEIGSISPGKRADFCVLGDDPLAVDPMALKDVPVHGTVMGGLVHLL, translated from the coding sequence ATGGCCGATATCACTGTTTTCCAAGCCAAAAAGATTATCACGATGGATGCGGCACTGGCCGATGCGACCCACGTCGCGGTGCGCGACGGGCGTATTCTGGCCGTGGGGGACGCGGATTGCGCCGATCAATGGGGGCCGGTGACGCATGACGATTCTCTGTCAGGTGCGGTGTTGATGCCCGGACTGGTCGAGGGGCACGCCCACATGATGGCCGGTGCGATGTGGCGTTTTGCCTATGCGGGCTATCACGACCGGATCGACCCGAATGGCAAGCTGTGGCGCGGAATGACTGATATTGATGCGGTGATCGACGGGTTGACCGACTACGCCCAAGGTTTGCAAGACGATGTACCACTGGTGGGCTGGGGTTTTGACCCGATCTTTTTGCGCACCGAGCGGCTCAGCCGCAAGCATCTGGACCAGATCAGTACCGAACGGCCCATCGCGATCATGTTCTCGAATTTTCACCTGATGTGTGTAAACTCCAAGGCGCTGGAGATGGCGGGCTTTGATGCAGGTACAAATGCAGTGGGCGTGGTAAAAGGCCCCGACGGCGAGCCCACTGGCGAGTTGCAGGAAATGGCTGCGATGTTCCCCGTAATGCGCCGCTTGAATATTGATTTTCGCGGCCTCAGCCAGACCGAGGACAGCATTCGCACCTATGGGCAGGTGGCCTGTCGTGCAGGCGTAACCACGGTGACCGATCTGTTTTCGACCCTCGAAGACGACGACTTGGCCCTGATGCAAAAAATCTGCGCGATGGATGACTTCCCGCTGCGGATCGTGCCGGTTCTGGGCGCCACAGAAGACCCAAAGGGCATGGCGAAAAAGGCGTCTCGCTTTGCCAAACTCTCGACTGAAAAGCTGCGCCTTGGCGCGGTCAAGCTGATGACTGACGGATCAATTCAGGGTTGGACCGCGCGGGTGCGCTGGCCGGGGTATGTGGGCGGGCAGCCCAATGGCATCTGGAACACCTCGCCCGAAGCGATACATGCGCTGGTTAACGAAATGCAGGCCTGCGGTGTGCAGATGCATATTCACGTCAACGGCGACGAGGCTGCCGCTGTCACGCTGGATGCGATCGAAGCTGCCTTGCGCGCCCATCCCGGACAGGGCCATCGCCACGTCCTGCAACACTGTCAAATGATGGATCGCGGCCTGTTCGAGCGGGCAAGCGAATTGGGCGTTTGCTGCAACATCTTTTCCAACCACATCTGGTATTTCGGAGATCAGCACGCCGAACTGACCCTTGGCCACGACCGCGCAGCGCGTATGAACGCGGTACGCACCGCACTGGATGTGGGCGTGAAGGTGGCCTTGCATTCCGACGCGCCCGTTACGCCGATGGCCCCGCTGTTCACTGCGTGGTGCGCGGTGAACCGCCGCACCATGACCGGCGTGACATTGGGCGAGGGCGAACGGATCAGCGTCGCCGAGGCTTTGTTCGCGATCACGATGGGCGCTGCCTATACCCTGAGGATGGATGCCGAGATCGGCAGTATAAGCCCCGGCAAACGCGCTGATTTCTGTGTGTTGGGCGATGATCCACTGGCCGTTGATCCGATGGCGCTCAAGGATGTTCCGGTGCACGGAACTGTCATGGGCGGCTTGGTGCATCTTCTATGA
- a CDS encoding CobW family GTP-binding protein — MNRLPLTVIGGYLGAGKTTLINRLLAEDHGQRVLVMVNDFGAINIDAALIARQSEGMVELSNGCVCCTMGGDLFMAIGDVLDRNPRPDHLVIEASGVADPAAIAQVALAEPDLSYGGVAVVVDALAYDNLMHDPQIGAQLRAQVDVADALLVTKGNVPDSLGPRDVPVIELSAIEAVAPLLLGAPLGEGPRTVGQVHPDYVAWQYRGGVQLDRTALIKKLDARPKGLMRVKGFVMAPDGRSFEVHCVGGQHSLKPAQGVTETLLVAIGLKGRVVRAEIAAWWNA, encoded by the coding sequence ATGAACCGACTGCCCCTGACCGTCATTGGCGGCTATCTGGGTGCCGGCAAGACCACGTTGATCAACCGCCTGCTGGCCGAAGACCACGGGCAGCGCGTGCTGGTGATGGTCAATGATTTCGGGGCCATCAACATTGATGCCGCTCTGATTGCGCGTCAATCTGAGGGCATGGTCGAACTGTCCAATGGCTGTGTGTGCTGCACGATGGGCGGCGATTTGTTCATGGCCATCGGTGACGTGCTGGACCGCAACCCGCGCCCTGACCATCTGGTGATCGAAGCCAGCGGCGTGGCAGATCCTGCCGCCATTGCCCAAGTGGCACTGGCCGAACCGGACCTGAGCTATGGGGGCGTTGCCGTGGTGGTGGATGCGCTGGCCTATGACAATCTAATGCACGACCCGCAGATCGGCGCGCAGTTGCGTGCGCAGGTCGATGTGGCCGACGCGCTGCTGGTTACCAAGGGCAATGTGCCCGACAGCCTTGGCCCGCGCGATGTACCGGTGATTGAACTGTCTGCAATCGAAGCCGTTGCGCCGCTGCTGTTGGGCGCGCCACTGGGCGAGGGACCGAGGACTGTGGGGCAGGTGCATCCCGACTATGTCGCATGGCAGTATCGCGGCGGAGTACAGTTGGACCGCACCGCGCTGATCAAAAAGCTGGACGCACGGCCCAAGGGGCTGATGCGGGTCAAGGGCTTTGTCATGGCTCCGGACGGACGCAGCTTTGAAGTGCATTGCGTGGGTGGCCAGCACAGCCTGAAGCCGGCGCAGGGCGTGACCGAAACCCTGCTGGTTGCCATAGGTCTGAAAGGTCGGGTGGTCCGCGCTGAAATTGCGGCGTGGTGGAATGCCTAG
- a CDS encoding TIGR04283 family arsenosugar biosynthesis glycosyltransferase: protein MRAPISVVIPTLNAAPQLAACLGALVEGLEAGLIRELIVSDGGSQDDTTTLADAWGAQVISGPASRGGQLVRGVAEAQGSWLLVLHADTVLQDGWTSVVVDHLQSNDRAGWFCLRFDRGGRFVAGWANFRSHLGLPYGDQGLLMPRALYDAVGGYADQPLMEDVVMARALRGKLVRLDAVAVTSAAKYRQQGWIRRGARNLWTLARYACGASPARLAESYRR from the coding sequence GTGCGCGCACCGATATCTGTCGTGATCCCGACATTGAACGCGGCCCCGCAACTGGCCGCATGCCTTGGTGCGCTGGTCGAAGGGCTGGAGGCGGGATTGATCCGCGAGTTGATCGTGTCGGATGGCGGATCGCAGGATGATACAACCACGCTGGCCGATGCTTGGGGTGCGCAGGTGATCAGCGGACCCGCATCGCGTGGCGGCCAGTTGGTGCGCGGGGTTGCCGAGGCGCAGGGCAGTTGGTTGCTGGTGTTGCACGCTGACACGGTGTTGCAGGACGGCTGGACCAGCGTCGTGGTCGATCATCTGCAAAGCAATGATCGGGCGGGATGGTTCTGCCTGCGCTTTGATCGCGGCGGGCGGTTTGTGGCGGGGTGGGCCAATTTCCGCAGCCATCTGGGGTTGCCCTATGGCGATCAGGGGTTGTTGATGCCGCGCGCATTGTACGATGCCGTGGGCGGCTATGCCGACCAACCGCTGATGGAAGACGTGGTGATGGCGCGCGCATTGCGGGGCAAGCTGGTGCGCCTGGACGCGGTGGCGGTGACCAGCGCCGCCAAGTACCGTCAACAAGGTTGGATACGGCGCGGCGCGCGCAATCTGTGGACGCTGGCACGCTATGCTTGCGGAGCGTCGCCTGCGCGGTTGGCGGAAAGCTACCGCCGTTAG
- a CDS encoding pyridoxal phosphate-dependent aminotransferase, with product MTHARLTPLAQSLPASVPFVGPETQERARGAAFVARLGANENVFGASPMARAAMCEADAWMYGDPESHDLIAALSVHLRTDPAHIMVGEGIDGLLGYLVRLCVGRGDAVVTSDGAYPTFNYHVAGFGGVLHKVPYKDDHEDPMALFTKAAEVDAKLVYLANPDNPMGSWHDGDTLIRALGALPDGCLLVLDEAYIDCAPPGTAPDLPFDDPRLVRMRTFSKAYGLAGARVGYALGHPDLITAFHKVRNHFGMNRAAQAGALAALHDDAHLAHVLDQIDTARRRISEIALDNGLAPLPSAANFVTVDCGRDGAFAKAVLDGLIARGVFVRMPFAVPQNRCIRISCGTPENLDAFAAALPDALAEAAQQG from the coding sequence ATGACACATGCACGCCTTACCCCGCTCGCCCAATCCCTGCCTGCCTCGGTCCCATTTGTGGGCCCCGAAACCCAAGAACGCGCCCGTGGGGCAGCATTTGTTGCACGGTTGGGGGCCAATGAAAACGTCTTTGGCGCATCGCCGATGGCACGCGCTGCGATGTGCGAGGCAGACGCATGGATGTACGGCGACCCAGAATCGCATGATCTGATTGCGGCACTGTCCGTACATCTGCGCACCGATCCCGCGCATATCATGGTGGGCGAAGGCATCGACGGATTGCTGGGTTATCTGGTGCGGCTGTGCGTTGGTCGGGGCGACGCTGTGGTTACATCAGACGGAGCCTATCCGACTTTTAACTATCACGTCGCCGGTTTTGGCGGTGTGCTGCATAAAGTGCCCTATAAAGACGATCACGAAGACCCGATGGCCCTGTTCACCAAGGCCGCCGAGGTGGACGCTAAGCTGGTTTACCTTGCCAACCCCGACAACCCGATGGGCAGTTGGCACGACGGCGATACGCTGATCCGCGCCTTGGGCGCACTGCCCGATGGCTGTTTGTTGGTGTTGGACGAGGCCTATATCGATTGCGCCCCTCCGGGCACTGCGCCCGACCTGCCCTTTGACGATCCCCGACTGGTACGGATGCGCACCTTTTCCAAGGCTTACGGGCTGGCGGGGGCGCGTGTGGGCTATGCACTGGGTCATCCTGATCTGATTACCGCCTTTCACAAGGTCCGCAACCATTTTGGCATGAACCGCGCGGCACAGGCCGGCGCGCTGGCAGCGTTGCACGACGATGCACATCTGGCCCACGTGCTGGACCAGATCGACACCGCCCGCCGTCGCATCTCGGAAATCGCTCTGGACAACGGATTGGCCCCGCTGCCGTCGGCTGCGAATTTTGTGACAGTTGATTGCGGCCGCGACGGTGCCTTTGCCAAGGCGGTGCTGGACGGGCTGATTGCGCGGGGCGTTTTTGTGCGGATGCCATTCGCAGTGCCGCAAAACCGCTGCATCCGCATCAGTTGCGGGACACCTGAAAACCTTGATGCTTTTGCGGCAGCATTGCCGGACGCACTGGCAGAGGCAGCACAGCAGGGATGA
- a CDS encoding YgfZ/GcvT domain-containing protein has product MSDRTILRLSGADTRDFLQGLVTNDIAKLDQGLVYAALLTPQGKYIADFFLMADGDDVLLDADATQAPALMQRLSMYKLRADVTIADSGLHLHRGLGEREDGALADPRHAALGWRAYRKAPQDNDTVDWTALQVEHMVPSAGRELHPDTFILEAGFDRLNGVDFRKGCYVGQEVTARMKHKTELRKGLAQVHVDGPAESGAQITAGGKPVGTLHSRAGDRAIAYLRFDRAGGDMQAGNATVRRLD; this is encoded by the coding sequence ATGTCCGACCGCACGATCCTGCGCCTGTCCGGCGCTGACACCCGCGACTTTTTGCAAGGTCTGGTGACCAATGACATTGCCAAGCTGGATCAGGGGCTGGTCTATGCCGCACTGCTGACGCCGCAGGGCAAGTATATCGCCGATTTCTTTTTGATGGCCGATGGCGATGATGTGCTGCTGGACGCAGACGCCACGCAAGCGCCTGCGCTGATGCAGCGGCTGTCGATGTACAAGCTGCGCGCGGATGTGACGATAGCAGACAGCGGATTGCACCTGCACCGCGGCCTGGGCGAGCGCGAAGACGGCGCTCTGGCTGATCCGCGCCACGCGGCCCTTGGTTGGCGTGCCTACCGCAAAGCACCACAGGATAACGATACCGTGGACTGGACCGCCTTGCAGGTCGAACACATGGTGCCCAGCGCAGGGCGCGAGCTGCACCCCGATACGTTTATACTCGAGGCCGGGTTCGATCGGCTGAACGGCGTTGATTTCCGCAAAGGCTGTTATGTCGGCCAAGAGGTCACCGCGCGGATGAAGCACAAGACCGAATTGCGCAAGGGGCTGGCACAAGTCCACGTGGACGGCCCCGCAGAATCAGGTGCTCAGATTACTGCCGGTGGCAAACCCGTGGGCACTTTGCACAGCCGCGCGGGGGATCGTGCCATCGCCTATCTGCGCTTTGACCGCGCGGGCGGCGATATGCAAGCGGGCAATGCCACGGTGCGCAGATTGGACTAG
- a CDS encoding pyridoxal-phosphate-dependent aminotransferase family protein — MPQHPLAAFGRDYLAIPGPSVMPDAVLRAMHRSAPNIYHGALIEMVEGIVPDLRRVARTKGHVAMYIGNGHATWEACLSNTVMAGEKVLVPATGRFGLGWADVATGLGIDAEVIDFGKSSAIDPMRVAERLSADKSHEIKAVLAVHVDTSTSFKNDIAALRAVLDDLDHPALLMADCMASLGCDPFEMDAWGVDVVIAGSQKGMMVPPGMCFVFFSDKAAEARTRMDRVSRYWDWTPRANPTAFFEYWNGTAPTHHLYGLRAALDMIHDEGIENVWRRHHLLARAVWAAVEAWGSNGPMKMNVSDPVQRGHSVTAIGIGAPHATALRDWTEQNLGLTLGIGLGMAETSDPAWHGYFRLGHMGHVSGHMVMGMLGGIDAGLKALDLPHGSGALEAASGVIAGG; from the coding sequence ATGCCTCAGCATCCGCTTGCAGCTTTTGGCCGCGATTACCTTGCCATTCCCGGCCCTTCCGTGATGCCCGACGCGGTGCTGCGTGCCATGCACAGATCTGCACCCAACATCTATCACGGTGCGTTGATCGAGATGGTTGAAGGTATCGTGCCGGACCTGCGACGTGTTGCGCGAACCAAGGGTCATGTGGCGATGTATATCGGCAACGGTCACGCCACATGGGAGGCCTGCCTGAGCAATACGGTGATGGCGGGTGAAAAGGTGCTGGTGCCTGCAACGGGCCGCTTCGGGTTGGGTTGGGCCGATGTGGCGACAGGGCTTGGCATTGATGCGGAAGTGATTGATTTCGGAAAATCATCGGCGATTGATCCGATGCGTGTAGCTGAGCGGCTGTCGGCAGATAAATCACATGAAATCAAGGCTGTGCTGGCTGTGCATGTGGATACCTCCACGTCGTTCAAGAACGACATTGCCGCATTGCGTGCGGTTCTGGACGATCTGGACCACCCCGCGCTGCTGATGGCCGACTGCATGGCATCGCTGGGCTGTGATCCGTTCGAGATGGACGCATGGGGCGTGGATGTGGTGATCGCCGGTTCACAAAAGGGGATGATGGTGCCGCCGGGCATGTGTTTTGTGTTCTTCAGCGACAAAGCCGCCGAAGCACGCACGCGCATGGATCGTGTCAGCCGCTATTGGGACTGGACACCACGGGCGAATCCGACTGCCTTTTTCGAGTATTGGAACGGCACCGCGCCGACGCACCATTTGTACGGTCTGCGTGCCGCGCTGGACATGATCCACGATGAGGGCATTGAGAACGTGTGGCGGCGCCATCACCTGCTGGCCCGTGCGGTCTGGGCTGCAGTCGAGGCGTGGGGCAGCAATGGCCCGATGAAGATGAACGTGTCCGATCCGGTGCAGCGCGGTCATTCGGTTACGGCCATTGGCATCGGCGCACCACACGCGACGGCCTTGCGCGACTGGACGGAACAGAACCTTGGCCTGACGCTGGGCATCGGTCTGGGCATGGCCGAGACAAGCGACCCCGCGTGGCACGGGTATTTCCGTCTGGGGCATATGGGCCACGTCAGCGGGCATATGGTCATGGGGATGCTGGGCGGCATCGACGCGGGGCTCAAGGCGCTGGATCTGCCACACGGATCCGGTGCGCTGGAAGCGGCCTCGGGTGTTATCGCTGGGGGGTAA
- a CDS encoding ABC transporter ATP-binding protein, giving the protein MAWLWRTYLKKHIPLLSVAVLFMILEGSMLGALSWMMQPMFDTVFVQGNGEMLVWVGVLLVGIFVIRAMSSVVQKVLLTRIAQKTAAALRIDLLDHMMKLDGAFHQSHPPGFLIQRVQQDVNAVGDVWRAIITGAGRDFIGLIVLIGVAISVDPIWALLACVGTPLLVLPAAMAQRYVRRHARNARDLGANLSTRLDEVFHGIVQIKLNALEDYQSGQYRGLTDRFVRTEVRTAFGGAAIPAMIDIMSGVGFMAVILYGGAEIIAGEKTIGQFMTFFTAMGFAFDPLRRLGAMSGLWQVAAASIERIKELLDAPVNLKSAKSPKPVPTGTPEIALENVTLSYGDTTVLRDLSLKAAPGKTTALVGASGAGKSTIFNLLTRLVDPQNGVVKIGGVPASEMKLHELRSLFSVVTQEALLFDESLRENILLGRTDVSDARLKEVLDAAHVSDFLDKMPRGLDTHVGPRGSALSGGQRQRVVIARALLRDTPILLLDEATSALDAQSEHVVQEALDRLAAGRTTIVIAHRLSTIRGADKIIVMDRGKVIDEGTHEELLQRGGIYADLYRLQFQDGKTVIDVTGSRRPAPRIDSPSNPRPGLLTRVRERLFG; this is encoded by the coding sequence ATGGCGTGGCTTTGGCGAACCTATCTGAAAAAGCACATCCCTCTGCTGTCAGTGGCGGTGCTGTTCATGATTCTGGAAGGGTCGATGCTGGGCGCACTGTCGTGGATGATGCAACCGATGTTCGACACCGTGTTCGTGCAGGGCAACGGCGAAATGCTGGTCTGGGTCGGCGTGCTGCTGGTAGGTATCTTTGTGATACGGGCGATGTCGTCGGTGGTGCAAAAGGTGTTGCTGACCCGCATTGCGCAAAAAACGGCCGCAGCGCTGCGTATCGACCTTTTGGACCACATGATGAAGCTGGACGGTGCGTTCCACCAGTCACACCCCCCCGGCTTCCTGATCCAGCGCGTGCAACAGGACGTGAACGCCGTAGGAGACGTCTGGCGGGCGATTATCACCGGCGCGGGGCGTGATTTCATCGGGCTGATCGTGCTGATCGGTGTCGCCATCAGCGTCGATCCGATCTGGGCACTGCTGGCTTGCGTCGGCACACCGTTGCTAGTGTTGCCCGCAGCGATGGCGCAACGCTATGTGCGCCGTCATGCACGCAATGCGCGTGATCTGGGGGCCAACCTTTCTACCCGTCTGGACGAAGTGTTTCACGGCATCGTACAAATCAAGCTGAACGCGCTGGAAGACTATCAATCGGGCCAATACCGCGGCCTGACCGACCGCTTTGTGCGCACCGAAGTGCGCACAGCCTTTGGCGGTGCGGCGATCCCTGCGATGATCGACATCATGTCGGGCGTCGGCTTCATGGCCGTGATCCTCTATGGCGGGGCCGAGATCATTGCCGGTGAAAAGACCATCGGTCAGTTCATGACCTTCTTCACCGCGATGGGCTTTGCCTTTGACCCGCTGCGCCGTCTGGGCGCGATGAGCGGTCTGTGGCAGGTCGCCGCCGCCTCTATCGAACGGATCAAGGAACTACTGGACGCACCGGTGAACCTGAAATCGGCCAAATCGCCCAAGCCTGTGCCGACCGGCACGCCCGAGATTGCGCTGGAGAACGTCACACTTTCCTATGGAGACACAACGGTACTGCGCGATCTTAGTCTAAAGGCTGCGCCGGGCAAAACGACGGCGTTGGTTGGCGCATCGGGTGCTGGAAAATCCACCATCTTCAACCTGCTGACCCGTCTGGTTGATCCGCAAAACGGTGTGGTCAAAATCGGCGGCGTGCCAGCGTCCGAGATGAAGCTGCACGAATTGCGCAGCCTGTTTTCGGTTGTCACCCAAGAGGCTCTCTTGTTTGACGAGTCCCTGCGCGAGAACATCCTGCTGGGCCGCACGGACGTGTCTGATGCCCGCCTGAAAGAAGTGCTGGACGCGGCCCATGTTTCCGACTTTTTGGACAAAATGCCCCGTGGTCTGGATACGCATGTGGGGCCGCGCGGCTCTGCCCTGTCGGGTGGTCAGCGCCAACGTGTCGTGATTGCGCGCGCCTTGTTGCGCGACACGCCGATCCTGCTGCTGGACGAGGCCACCTCGGCGCTTGATGCGCAGTCAGAACATGTGGTGCAAGAGGCGCTGGACCGTCTGGCAGCGGGCCGTACCACCATCGTGATCGCCCACCGTCTGTCCACCATTCGCGGGGCCGACAAGATTATCGTGATGGATCGCGGCAAGGTTATTGACGAAGGCACCCATGAAGAATTGCTGCAACGCGGTGGCATCTACGCCGACCTCTACCGCTTGCAATTCCAAGACGGTAAAACCGTAATAGACGTGACCGGATCGCGCCGCCCGGCGCCGCGCATTGACAGTCCATCAAACCCGCGCCCCGGCCTGTTGACCCGCGTCCGCGAACGGTTGTTCGGCTAA
- a CDS encoding LysR family transcriptional regulator, producing MRFTFKQLRYFDAALRHGSIARAADEMNISQSSITAAIDMIEATLGTRLFRRTPAKGIMPTETGRTVGERIAAFLEQCQSFDSSLAVPGADPTGTLRLACYAPTAPFVLPLLLKQVSSLYPAIRIDLKEGDMSVIADLLQRGVVEMALTYRRYLRPSQPFVPFFRARPFALLPESSPLAARASLSLEDLADQPMIMLDLPATQNYFRQLFSSQGLKPQVVHSTKSSSVLRGLVAANLGYSLLNIVGRADRDPDSGYVVRPLTGDLEAPEYGLAYARGAETTPVVKAVLRICQNPATRKQFEGLTLSVSPNPSLNVL from the coding sequence ATGCGCTTTACCTTCAAGCAGTTGCGCTACTTCGATGCGGCCTTACGACATGGCTCTATTGCCCGTGCCGCAGACGAAATGAATATTTCGCAATCGTCGATCACCGCAGCGATTGATATGATCGAGGCAACGCTGGGCACACGGTTGTTCCGTCGCACGCCCGCCAAGGGCATCATGCCCACAGAGACCGGCCGCACAGTGGGCGAACGGATCGCAGCCTTTCTGGAACAATGTCAAAGCTTTGACTCAAGCCTTGCAGTGCCCGGTGCCGACCCCACAGGAACGTTGCGGCTGGCGTGCTATGCGCCGACTGCGCCCTTTGTGTTGCCGCTCTTGCTAAAACAGGTTTCATCGCTCTATCCGGCCATTCGCATTGATCTGAAAGAGGGCGATATGTCGGTCATTGCCGACCTGCTGCAACGCGGTGTGGTTGAAATGGCCCTGACCTACCGGCGCTATCTGCGCCCCAGCCAGCCCTTTGTGCCCTTTTTTCGGGCGCGGCCCTTTGCGCTTTTGCCGGAAAGTTCACCTCTTGCGGCGCGTGCTTCATTGTCGCTTGAAGATCTGGCGGACCAGCCGATGATCATGCTGGACCTGCCCGCAACCCAAAACTATTTCCGCCAGCTTTTCTCGTCGCAAGGGTTGAAACCGCAGGTGGTTCACTCGACAAAATCCTCGTCGGTACTGCGCGGGCTGGTGGCTGCAAATCTGGGCTACTCCCTGTTAAACATAGTGGGTCGCGCTGATCGCGACCCCGATTCAGGCTATGTTGTGCGCCCGCTCACCGGCGATCTTGAGGCGCCCGAATACGGTCTCGCCTATGCACGCGGCGCCGAAACAACGCCGGTGGTCAAAGCGGTTTTGCGGATCTGTCAGAATCCCGCGACGCGAAAACAATTCGAAGGTCTGACCCTTAGTGTGTCGCCCAATCCCTCATTGAATGTACTTTAA